The Arachis hypogaea cultivar Tifrunner chromosome 14, arahy.Tifrunner.gnm2.J5K5, whole genome shotgun sequence genome has a segment encoding these proteins:
- the LOC112744184 gene encoding U-box domain-containing protein 15, giving the protein MANAHALEEEEEEGEGHEAVEEIQRVIESVAQFGQYRKTQRKECHNLVRRFKLMLPIVEELRDIPEPFHENGIVWLKKLRDALLFAKELLRLCSQGSKILLAMETEAYMIKFQGVYEKLSQAFEDVPCEELGISDEVREQIELMHTQLKRARRRTDTQDMELAMDMMVVLSGDEQRSADSAIIERLAKKLELQRVEDLKIETLAIKQLADERKGQQVDSTKKIIGLLNKLKRIAGMEETSVLDDPVLPRVLVKSISLVIPHEFLCPITLEIMTDPVIIASGQTYERESIVKWFESKHNTCPKTRQTLDHLQLAPNCALKSIIEEWCEKNHFKLPKKFKSSSQNNGPIINIQEIPPLVESLSSIHLEEQRRAVEKIRMLSKESPENRILVAEHGGIPPLIQILSYPDSKIQEHAVTALLNLSIDEKNKRLISKEGAIPAIIEVLENGSIVAKENSAACLFSLSMLDENKELVGLSNGIPPLVKLLRNGTVRGKKDAITALFNLSLNHANKSRAISAGIVAPLLQLLKDTKTNMIDEALSILLLLSSISEGRQEIGQLSFIETLVEFIKDGTPKNKECAASVLLELCTNNYSYILAALQYGVYEHLIQIKGSGTNRAQRKANALLDLISRSEQI; this is encoded by the exons ATGCACACGCattagaggaagaggaagaagaaggagagggaCACGAAGCGGTGGAGGAAATCCAACGCGTCATTGAATCGGTTGCGCAATTCGGACAGTATAGAAAGACACAGAGAAAAGAATGTCACAACTTGGTGCGGCGGTTCAAACTCATGCTGCCTATCGTGGAAGAGCTCCGAGATATTCCGGAGCCCTTCCACGAAAACGGCATCGTTTGGTTGAAGAAACTTAGGGATGCACTCTTGTTTGCCAAGGAACTCTTGAGGTTATGTAGCCAAGGAAGCAAAATTCTCCTT GCAATGGAGACGGaggcatatatgataaaatttcAAGGTGTTTATGAGAAATTGAGTCAAGCATTTGAAGATGTGCCTTGTGAGGAATTAGGAATCTCAGATGAAGTCAGAGAACAG ATTGAGCTGATGCACACTCAGCTGAAGCGGGCGAGGAGGAGGACGGATACGCAGGACATGGAGCTTGCAATGGATATGATGGTGGTGTTATCCGGCGACGAGCAACGGAGCGCCGACAGCGCCATCATTGAGAGGCTAGCAAAGAAACTAGAGCTTCAAAGGGTTGAGGATCTTAAGATAGAAACCTTGGCGATCAAGCAACTGGCTGATGAAAGAAAAGGGCAACAAGTAGATAGCACCAAGAAAATAATTGGCCTCCTTAACAAGTTAAAGAGAATTGCTGGCATGGAAGAAACAAGTGTTCTTGATGATCCTGTCCTGCCTAGGGTGCTTGTGAAGAGCATATCTTTGGTTATTCCTCATGAGTTTCTTTGTCCTATAACCCTTGAAATCATGACAGATCCTGTTATTATTGCAAGTGGACAG ACATATGAAAGGGAAAGCATAGTGAAATGGTTTGAATCCAAACATAATACCTGCCCAAAGACAAGGCAAACCCTTGATCACTTGCAACTAGCACCAAATTGTGCCTTAAAGAGCATAATTGAAGAATGGTGTGAAAAAAACCACTTCAAACTACCAAAGAAGTTCAAATCTTCAAGCCAAAACAATGGtccaattatcaacatacaagaAATCCCACCTTTGGTTGAAAGCCTATCATCAATTCATTTAGAAGAACAGAGAAGAGCGGTCGAGAAGATTCGAATGCTGTCGAAAGAAAGCCCCGAGAATCGGATCTTGGTTGCTGAGCATGGAGGAATACCACCATTGAtacaaatcttatcttatccgGATTCAAAGATTCAAGAACATGCTGTGACAgcattgttgaatctttccattgATGAGAAGAACAAGAGGCTAATATCAAAAGAAGGTGCTATTCCAGCaatcatagaagttttggagaaTGGAAGCATTGTTGCTAAGGAAAATTCAGCAGCATGTTTGTTTAGTCTCTCAATGCTTGATGAGAACAAAGAACTTGTGGGATTGTCAAATGGGATTCCACCATTGGTGAAACTTTTGAGGAATGGAACAGTTAGAGGGAAAAAAGATGCTATTACAGCACTCTTTAATTTGTCCCTTAACCATGCAAATAAAAGTCGGGCAATTAGTGCTGGTATTGTCGCACCTTTGCTTCAGTTGCTTAAAGACACAAAAACGAACATGATTGACGAGGCGCTGTCCATTCTGTTACTCCTCTCCTCGATTTCCGAGGGGAGGCAGGAGATTGGACAACTGTCATTTATCGAGACACTTGTTGAGTTCATTAAGGATGGGACCCCCAAGAACAAGGAGTGTGCTGCTTCTGTGCTCCTGGAGTTGTGTACAAATAACTACTCTTATATACTTGCAGCACTTCAGTATGGAGTTTATGAGCATTTGATTCAGATCAAAGGGAGTGGAACAAATAGAGCACAGAGGAAAGCAAATGCTCTCTTAGATCTTATAAGTAGGAGTGAGCAAATTTAG